The region GCCGGGCCTCGGGAGGAGGGTGGGACACACTGGCAGTGAACTGCAGCTTCAGTTTCATGTGCTggctcagctgggtggagagagacagaTCAGCATCCCTGCTTGGCTTCCAGGCCCCAGACCTCCTTTCAAATCATCTTCCCCCTTGACAGGGCAGTGTTGGATCTAAATCCCACCTTCCCGTGGCCTGGCTTTTTCATGCCGCCCATTGTTATTTCATCCACAGAAGCTAGCAACTCCCATGCCTCCCGTCCCGATATTCTGCATCACCCAGCACACTATTCACCCTTCTCCAGcgcctcccctgcccacctcaaAGAGCCCTGTCCTTAGAGCCTGGAAGGCCACACTGAAGGTGAGTGCACTGCCCTTCCGGGAAAAGCCAAGGTTGTTGAGGGGCGTGTGGCAGACAATGGAGTCTAGGGCAGCCTGCATGGCCCGGCGCTCCTCCTCACACAGCTGCTTTCCTGGGGGGCAGAAACAGCGACCAGTGAACATGTGTACAGCGTTCCTTAGCAAGGGGCTTCCAACAAGCACAGTCTCGTTTGACCCTCAAGGTCACCCTGTAGAGTGAACTGAGTACATCTTTTGccaaattttataaatactaGCTTATATTTACTGTGTGCTGAGGTCTATTCTAACCACTTCACACATGTTAAATCTTTAAATCACCATAACAACCTCATGGTGGGGGGGAGTAGTGAGCAATATTATTCCCTCCATTTTAGGaatggctcagagaggttaaataccTACCTGGGGTCACACAGCTTATAAATGAGAGGTAGAAATCAAACATACCAATACCAGGGAGCCCAGCACCAGTACTGCCCTACTACTGCCTCTCTAAACTACCCATCTGTGACACTGGAGACCACCCAGGGACAGAGCCAAAGCAGCCTGCCACAAGCCACCCACTTCTATGACTTCCTTTCCCCTAACCTCCTTTGGAACAAGGGCCCAGCCTGGCAGCAACCCACCAGCCTGCGCGTGCTCCGGGGTCCACACGAGCCTCACTGCAAGGAAGTCTTGGAGATTGTTGAGCAGTGTATAGGTGACAGTAAAACGCTCGTAGGTCTGCACTGGGGACTCACAAGAAGCAGTCATCACAAAGCACGGGCGGTCCAGACGGATGCTGGGCAGGCTAGATGCAGTGAGAGAGGAAAGCAGGATGTGTGTTTTGAAACAAAGACAAACAGGGTGGTGTTCACTAGGGGCTCCCACATACTCACCGGTAGTGGGTGTAGATGCTCTGGGTGAAGGGCAGCTTTGGGGTGGACCACTGAACCACAGCAATCAAGGGAACTTCTAGGCCCTGTGGGAGAGACAAAGGGGACCCCCATATATGTCACCTTTAGGCAACTCCCCCCCCCCTCCTTGGCCTTTCCCTCCCACTGCTTTTTCTTAATCTTGTTCCTTAAAATCACCAGCCCTGTATACTCACCTCCTTGGCCCCTGGAGGTGGCTGCTCATCCCCTCTCAGCTGAAACAGGAAGTTGTGTTCCTCCAGGGCACTGAGCGGGCAGGGGAAACAGCCAGAGGTACCAGGGAGCCGACAAAAGGAGCCCATGGAGACTTCCCCAGATTGGTGACTAGTTCAGAAGGAGGAAAAGCTGCATCTTTCCATGCCAGAACTCTTGGCCCTGCCCCCGCTCCCACCACTTCACAGCCCTACCCCTCCCTAGGACCTCACCAGACATTGTCCACCAGCAGTACAGAGCCATCGGGCATGACAGGTAGATAACTGGCATTGAAGTTTGGGAGAATGCGGATATCCCAAATGGAAATTTCCTCCTGGGAGGAGCTGTTCAGCACTGTCGAAGGTAACCAGCTCAGCGCAGAGTGTCCAGACCCCTCAGACCCCACCTTAATCCCACCAAAATGGACCTATCCCCACCATCCTGCACAGGGTAAGTGCCCCAGTCAGTGCCCTTGCTACTACCCAAGGCCTGAGCCGCCAATCTGCTCACCCTTGAGAACAGTCAAGTGTTTTCCAGCCACAGTGAACTGGCGACATTTCAGAACTGGAGGGGGCAGCAGAGTCAGCAGGGTACTCACtgcaggagagggtggaggcaagAGCTGATGGGCTGGGCACAGACCTAAGCCAACCTGCAGTTCTAACCTTTCTCTTTTCAGATATGGCACTTGCCCCTCCACTTTGCCCCACAAATTCCAAACTCTAGTGTTTTCTCCCTGCATTCTCCCTACCTTGGGCCTTGAAAGCGCTCTGCTCTCCCCGGAAGGTGTCCCCAGGAAATCGGGTCTGCAGCAAGCGCAGGTAGCCTTGGTCTCTGACCTCTGGTGCCTCAACCTCCCTCTTCCACACAGTCACTACAATCTGA is a window of Desmodus rotundus isolate HL8 chromosome 1, HLdesRot8A.1, whole genome shotgun sequence DNA encoding:
- the TRAPPC14 gene encoding trafficking protein particle complex subunit 14 isoform X1, with translation MESQCDYSMYFPAVPLPPRAELAGDPGRYRALPRRNHLYLGETVRFLLVLRCRGGAGSSAGGSPGLGSRGAWAELATALAALASVSAGGGAPGGGGSCDQDPEPPGGGDPGGGGLFRGCSPLLTHGPGPATSGGATTLPVEEPIVSTDEVIFPLTVSLDRLPPGTPKAKIVVTVWKREVEAPEVRDQGYLRLLQTRFPGDTFRGEQSAFKAQVSTLLTLLPPPVLKCRQFTVAGKHLTVLKVLNSSSQEEISIWDIRILPNFNASYLPVMPDGSVLLVDNVCHQSGEVSMGSFCRLPGTSGCFPCPLSALEEHNFLFQLRGDEQPPPGAKEGLEVPLIAVVQWSTPKLPFTQSIYTHYRLPSIRLDRPCFVMTASCESPVQTYERFTVTYTLLNNLQDFLAVRLVWTPEHAQAGKQLCEEERRAMQAALDSIVCHTPLNNLGFSRKGSALTFSVAFQALRTGLFELSQHMKLKLQFTASVSHPPPEARPLSRKSSPSSPAVRDLVERHQASLGRSQSFSHQQPSRSHLMRSGSVMERRAITPPVASPVGRPLYLPPEKAVLSLDKIAKRECKVLVVEPVK
- the TRAPPC14 gene encoding trafficking protein particle complex subunit 14 isoform X2 — its product is MESQCDYSMYFPAVPLPPRAELAGDPGRYRALPRRNHLYLGETVRFLLVLRCRGGAGSSAGGSPGLGSRGAWAELATALAALASVSAGGGAPGGGGSCDQDPEPPGGGDPGGGGLFRGCSPLLTHGPGPATSGGATTLPVEEPIVSTDEVIFPLTVSLDRLPPGTPKAKIVVTVWKREVEAPEVRDQGYLRLLQTRFPGDTFRGEQSAFKAQVLNSSSQEEISIWDIRILPNFNASYLPVMPDGSVLLVDNVCHQSGEVSMGSFCRLPGTSGCFPCPLSALEEHNFLFQLRGDEQPPPGAKEGLEVPLIAVVQWSTPKLPFTQSIYTHYRLPSIRLDRPCFVMTASCESPVQTYERFTVTYTLLNNLQDFLAVRLVWTPEHAQAGKQLCEEERRAMQAALDSIVCHTPLNNLGFSRKGSALTFSVAFQALRTGLFELSQHMKLKLQFTASVSHPPPEARPLSRKSSPSSPAVRDLVERHQASLGRSQSFSHQQPSRSHLMRSGSVMERRAITPPVASPVGRPLYLPPEKAVLSLDKIAKRECKVLVVEPVK